A window of Macaca thibetana thibetana isolate TM-01 chromosome 7, ASM2454274v1, whole genome shotgun sequence genomic DNA:
ACATACTTTACTGACTCTGAGGGATTATAGCACAGATACAAAAACAATTGGCATTAGCAAATGTCCCTGagtcattaagaaaatattgaaCTTTGTTCAATATATGTCATTTAATAAAACTCAGGGAGGGAGCTGTACACGGCActcttaagatatttttattagaCAGGATTAAAATATCATTCTGAGAACCCTTAGTCCCCTCATATGCTAGATTTCCTTTTCAAAACATAATCTTGATGTTATAATAATATGTAACTTAAACCTCCCTTCCCTTCAAAACATCCTTGGTTCTACTCAAGGACCTCTAATTCCATAGTATCTTTTGTAGACACAGAAAGTATgcgttttctttgtctttgtgatGTATTACACCTCTCAGTGCAGAATTTTAATATATTCCACATATCATATCTTCCTGTTTCGGTTACAAAACAGTACAGAATTGGATCAGCAACACAATTTAAACTTGTTAATGCAACCGTGATTCTATACATTGTGTAAGTTTGCTTCCCAGACTTGCTGTGGTCTTTGAAGTACACATCATGCTCTAAAATGCAGCGAATCAGCAACATCACATGAAAGGGAGTAAAGCATAAGACAAAAGTAACTGTGATGCTGACCAGTAGTTTTATGATTCTCTTCTTCTCCTTGTTTTCCGTGGCTTTATTGTGCCGCACAGCTTGGTAGACTTTCCGGTTGCAGATCAGGATGGTGACCAAGGGTACTGCATAGCCTGTACACGTCCTGAACAAGTTGAGGTTGATTTGCCATTTCTCTAAAGGGTATCTGTCATAGCATAaagtaaaattagattttttgtcATCGCAATATTCAACAACTGTTTCATCTTCCCACAACATGACAGCATTGAAGATGGTTTCCAGTGTCCAGATGGACAGGCTGACCATGAGTGCAAATTTTCTTGtccttaggaaaaaaaacttCAAAGGGTAGACAACAGCCAAATACCTATCAATGGCAATGCAGGTGAGGAATGCTGTGCTGCTGTAAAAATTCATGTACATGAGAAAAGCACTCCCTTTGCACAAGGCAGGAGAGAAAGTCCAGTTGTCCTTATTCCAAGTGTAATCAATCCATAAAGGGAGAGTTAATGCATAGAGCAAATCTGATAGGGACAAACTGAAGAGGTAAATTCCTAGTTCACTTTCCTTCTTTGCTTGCaggaaagacacacacagagatccAATATTGGCCGGAATGCTGACTATAatcacaaaaatgtaaacaatggGAAACAAATAGTGATCCAGGTCATGCTGTTCTTCAATACATgtgctgttcatttttttttaaggtagcaATTATATTAGTTCTTAGAAAGTAAACAGAAAAGTCTTGTCTCGTTGTAGTTCGTTTTGAACATCGAATTCTCTTTTACTGAgaattctttttcaatttttctgtgtTGTCTAAAGTTCTAATTAATTCATCGATGCTTTTAAAGGGTGGACGTAGATCAATTTTTACACAGATATCAGCAGTTGGAAGTCAAAATTCAGGCTCCTCGCAGTTGGCTAAAGAGGTCAATTGAATTTAATAAACAGAAGTCCGTGTGTTCATTATCACAGAATGCTGACAAGCAGCCCACAAGGATCAACTGAGGCATTTGTAAGTGTACGTGGAGAGTTGTCcgcaatttgtttttcttcataaatctcaCAGTAGATTGGTGCAAACATAATATACAAGGCTTTGTTTTCACAGAGATTggtatttccttttaaaattcctttctttctgtaaTGAAAGATGAATTAAAATTGTTTAGATGTTTAAGATACATAAGTTCATTACAATCATGATTTTGAAATAGtccctttttgtttcatttattgaaGATATTGAAAATGCATTAAGTTACAGTGAAGGtgtttaaaatgggaaaattatcTTAATGACTTCAGTAAATAAAGTCAAGCCaagatattttacttatttcaaatAAGAATTACCTGAGGCATGCTAGATTAGAGTGAATTATATTTCTCAATGGACATAACCCAATAACACAAAACTCAAGTTAAAAAGCCATTTTAGCagctaaagataaaaaaaatctgttattgacactcctcaaaagaagacattcatacagccaacagacacatgaaaaaatgttcatcatcacttgccatcagagaaatgcaaatcaaaaccacaatgacataccatctcacaccagttacaatggcaatcattaaaaaatcaggaaacaccaggtgctggagaggatgtggagaaataggaacatttttacactgttggtgggactgtaaactagttcaaccattgtagaaaacagtgtggtgattcctcaaggatctagaactagaaataccattcgacccagccatcccattactggggatatacccaaaggattataagtcatgctgctataaagacacatgcacgtgtatgtttattgtggcactattcacaatagcaaaacttggaatcaacccaaatgtccatcagtgacagactggattaagaaaatgtggcacatacacaccatggaatactatgcagccataaaaaaggatgagtttgtgtcctttgtagggacatggatgcagctggaaaccatcattctcagcaaactatcgcaagaacagaaaaccaaataccgcatgttctcactcataggtgggaactgaacaatgagaacacttggacacaggaagggcagcatcacacaccgggtcctattgtggggagggggtagtggggatggatagcattaggagatatacctaatgtaaatgacaagttaatgggtgcagcacaccaacgtggcacatgtatacatatgtaacaaacctgcacgttgtgcacatgtaccctagaacttaaagtataataaaagaaaaaaaaatctgttatttgtCTGTGATTGATAAATACTTTTGCATGTATGATCAACTGTATGGTTATATGATTTCAAATTTCTAATTTCATATGCAATCTAGGTGTATGGCATTTTCAAAACTCACCTTATTATCCAAAGAAATACTATAATAGAAATACAataaagttttagaattttaaaatgtagcagtTTGTTAAATCTTAGCATATAATTAGACAATcctacttctgttttctttttgtttc
This region includes:
- the GPR65 gene encoding psychosine receptor, which translates into the protein MNSTCIEEQHDLDHYLFPIVYIFVIIVSIPANIGSLCVSFLQAKKESELGIYLFSLSLSDLLYALTLPLWIDYTWNKDNWTFSPALCKGSAFLMYMNFYSSTAFLTCIAIDRYLAVVYPLKFFFLRTRKFALMVSLSIWTLETIFNAVMLWEDETVVEYCDDKKSNFTLCYDRYPLEKWQINLNLFRTCTGYAVPLVTILICNRKVYQAVRHNKATENKEKKRIIKLLVSITVTFVLCFTPFHVMLLIRCILEHDVYFKDHSKSGKQTYTMYRITVALTSLNCVADPILYCFVTETGRYDMWNILKFCTERCNTSQRQRKRILSVSTKDTMELEVLE